A single genomic interval of Cupriavidus necator N-1 harbors:
- a CDS encoding DUF1329 domain-containing protein, with protein MKSSNMYLRAALCGMLAVSQLAGAAVPPEEAAKLKTTLTPFGAERAGNKDGTIPAWTGGYAEVPPGYKSGAPRPDPFSAEKALFSISAKNLDKYADKLSDGVKALLKKYPDSYRLDVYPTHRTAAAPQWVYDNTYRNATRATTTGRGIGLEGAFGGIPFPIPKDGFEAMWNHKLRWMGETTAFTGANYLGTADGKSVLAARVVNKTQNPYYDKSGSLEGFKGANQLLRIFMTDPPFKSGEQYLIVDSINKPRQAWQYLTGQRRVRKAPTIGYDTPDDVNSGQSYYDEAFVFYGDLDRYDWKLVGKREIYVPYNNNKYYQKTPIGQRLMAHHVNPDLVRWELHRVWVVEASLAQGQRHVVHKRRFYLDEDTWAALMGEGWDAEGQLWRVQIQLPLIVPEGPFIYTGGQISVFNLLAGSWVSMGDTDWENASTSSYLKLLDRLPATYFTPEAVAGEGVR; from the coding sequence ATGAAGAGTTCAAACATGTATTTGCGTGCGGCGCTGTGCGGCATGCTTGCCGTCTCGCAGCTGGCTGGCGCGGCGGTGCCGCCGGAAGAAGCCGCGAAGCTCAAGACCACCCTGACGCCGTTCGGGGCCGAACGGGCCGGCAACAAGGACGGCACCATCCCGGCCTGGACTGGCGGCTATGCCGAGGTGCCACCGGGCTACAAGAGCGGCGCGCCACGACCGGACCCGTTCAGCGCCGAGAAGGCCTTGTTCTCGATCTCCGCGAAGAACCTCGACAAGTACGCCGACAAACTGTCGGACGGCGTGAAGGCGCTGCTGAAGAAGTACCCGGACAGCTACCGGCTTGATGTCTATCCCACGCACCGCACCGCGGCGGCACCGCAATGGGTCTACGACAACACGTACAGGAATGCGACGCGTGCTACCACCACCGGCCGTGGCATCGGCCTGGAGGGCGCCTTCGGCGGCATTCCGTTTCCCATTCCCAAAGACGGCTTCGAGGCCATGTGGAACCACAAGCTACGCTGGATGGGGGAAACCACTGCGTTCACCGGCGCCAACTATCTTGGCACGGCGGACGGCAAGAGCGTTCTCGCGGCCAGGGTCGTCAACAAAACGCAGAACCCGTATTACGACAAAAGCGGTTCGCTTGAAGGCTTCAAGGGCGCCAACCAGCTGCTGCGCATCTTCATGACGGACCCGCCGTTCAAGTCCGGCGAGCAGTACCTGATCGTCGATTCCATCAACAAGCCGCGCCAGGCGTGGCAGTACCTGACCGGCCAACGGCGGGTGCGCAAGGCGCCAACCATTGGCTATGACACGCCGGATGACGTCAATTCGGGGCAGAGCTATTACGACGAGGCCTTTGTCTTCTATGGCGATCTTGACCGCTATGACTGGAAGCTGGTCGGCAAGCGGGAAATCTACGTTCCCTATAACAACAACAAGTACTACCAGAAGACGCCGATTGGCCAGCGCCTGATGGCGCATCACGTCAATCCGGACCTGGTGCGGTGGGAGCTGCATCGGGTCTGGGTGGTCGAAGCCAGCCTGGCGCAAGGACAGCGGCATGTGGTCCACAAGCGCCGCTTCTATCTGGACGAGGACACGTGGGCCGCGCTCATGGGTGAAGGCTGGGATGCGGAGGGCCAGTTGTGGCGCGTCCAGATCCAGTTGCCGCTGATCGTCCCCGAAGGGCCATTCATCTACACCGGCGGCCAGATCTCGGTTTTCAATCTGCTGGCCGGAAGCTGGGTGAGCATGGGCGACACGGACTGGGAGAATGCCTCGACCTCGTCCTATCTCAAGCTGCTCGACCGGCTGCCCGCGACCTACTTCACGCCGGAGGCCGTGGCCGGCGAAGGGGTGCGCTGA
- a CDS encoding WD40/YVTN/BNR-like repeat-containing protein — translation MLAPASLMLAVTRAGERLVAAGERGIVLLSDDNGRSWRQAGVPVSVTLTSVFFASRTQGWAVGHGGVILHSDDGGETWSKQLDGVRAAQLVLAAAQAAVADTGATTGDRSTRRLRDAERLVADGPDKPLLDVYFANEREGLVVGAYGLAFSTEDAGKHWQPADDRLVNPEGRHLYRIRAVGSDLYLAGEQGALYRSRDGGRHFTGIKTNYPGSYFGMVTGPRDDLLIFGMRGNLYRTQDAGLNWRQIDSGRTAALTDGIRASDGAILIVDGDGGLMRSIDDGKTFRNIPTGIAGPINSIAQAADGSLILAGLRGVARLPLDKIRTGVEP, via the coding sequence GTGCTGGCGCCTGCCAGCCTGATGCTGGCGGTGACGCGGGCAGGGGAACGGCTCGTCGCCGCGGGCGAGCGCGGCATTGTGCTGCTGTCGGACGACAATGGCCGGTCCTGGCGCCAAGCCGGCGTGCCGGTCAGTGTCACGCTGACGAGTGTCTTCTTTGCCTCGCGCACGCAAGGCTGGGCGGTGGGGCACGGCGGCGTGATCCTGCATTCCGACGATGGCGGCGAGACCTGGAGCAAGCAACTGGACGGCGTGCGCGCCGCGCAGCTGGTTCTGGCGGCAGCGCAGGCCGCCGTGGCCGATACCGGCGCGACCACTGGCGATCGCTCCACCCGTCGCCTGCGCGACGCCGAGCGCCTGGTTGCCGACGGCCCGGACAAGCCGCTGCTCGACGTCTATTTCGCCAATGAGCGCGAAGGCCTGGTAGTTGGCGCCTACGGCCTGGCGTTTTCGACCGAGGACGCCGGAAAGCATTGGCAGCCCGCGGACGACAGACTGGTAAATCCGGAGGGCCGACATCTCTATCGGATTCGCGCAGTCGGCAGTGACCTCTATCTCGCCGGGGAGCAGGGCGCGCTATATCGCTCCCGCGACGGTGGCAGGCACTTCACCGGAATCAAGACGAACTATCCGGGAAGCTACTTCGGCATGGTGACCGGGCCGCGGGACGATCTCCTGATCTTCGGCATGCGCGGCAACCTCTACCGTACCCAAGACGCCGGACTGAACTGGCGACAGATTGACAGTGGCCGCACCGCGGCCCTGACGGACGGCATCCGGGCCAGCGACGGCGCCATCCTGATCGTCGATGGCGACGGCGGGCTGATGCGCAGCATCGACGATGGCAAAACCTTCCGGAACATCCCCACAGGGATTGCCGGGCCCATCAACAGCATTGCCCAGGCAGCCGATGGCAGCCTGATCCTGGCAGGCCTGCGCGGCGTCGCGCGGCTGCCGCTGGACAAGATCCGCACAGGAGTCGAACCATGA
- a CDS encoding amidohydrolase family protein, whose product MTFTRKILRGGHIVSMDPNIGELVGDVLIEGDTIAAIGPDLNIADGSAEVIDASRHIVLPGFIDSHRHLFQALLRGLASDWSLFQYFVSMFGMLAPTMTPEDMYLGTTLGALDALDAGVTGVFDYSHNQSTPEHTDAAIRALRNAGIRAVFGYGGSMAEQAEILVPPFKSATLSNQAEIRRIRRQYFSSDSGLLTLGMGARGPDSSTMDVVRADWALARELGIRINIHIGMAALDLGSRPNVTRLCKEGLLGDDLIFSHCNLLTDDEFRMMADAGVSATVTPEDECAMGHGWPPIAGLLKAGIRPNIGIDTCMAVGGDPFTAMRFALAVPRGLDNQTMLEAHENPWALKLTARDVLEFATIEGARAIGQEATTGSLTPGKQADIVMIRSDHISMIPAIDPIASIVHHASRHTVDHVYVAGTAVKRDGKLLGTDMAELNRRAVAASDQILRRAGVQRGWAPKQPQPHHAS is encoded by the coding sequence ATGACGTTCACGAGAAAAATTTTGCGCGGGGGCCATATCGTTTCGATGGATCCCAACATCGGCGAGTTGGTGGGCGACGTATTGATCGAGGGCGACACCATCGCCGCCATCGGGCCCGACTTGAACATTGCGGACGGCAGCGCCGAGGTGATCGATGCATCCCGGCACATCGTGCTCCCCGGATTCATCGATTCGCATCGGCATCTCTTCCAGGCCCTGCTGCGCGGGCTGGCTTCGGACTGGTCGCTCTTTCAGTACTTCGTGTCCATGTTCGGCATGCTCGCGCCGACCATGACGCCGGAGGACATGTATCTGGGGACGACGCTGGGCGCCCTTGACGCGCTCGATGCCGGTGTCACTGGCGTGTTCGATTACTCGCACAACCAGTCCACGCCCGAGCACACCGACGCGGCGATCCGTGCCTTGCGCAACGCAGGAATCCGCGCAGTCTTTGGCTACGGTGGATCGATGGCCGAACAGGCCGAGATCCTGGTGCCGCCCTTCAAGAGCGCCACCCTGAGCAATCAGGCGGAAATCCGACGGATCCGCCGCCAGTATTTCTCTTCCGACTCGGGTCTGTTGACGCTGGGCATGGGCGCACGGGGTCCTGACTCATCGACCATGGACGTTGTTCGGGCCGATTGGGCGCTAGCCAGGGAGCTCGGTATTCGCATCAACATCCATATCGGGATGGCCGCACTGGATCTGGGCAGCCGACCGAACGTGACGCGGCTCTGCAAGGAAGGGCTGTTGGGGGACGACCTGATCTTCAGTCACTGCAACCTGCTCACCGACGACGAGTTCCGGATGATGGCCGATGCCGGGGTGTCCGCCACCGTGACACCAGAGGATGAATGCGCCATGGGCCATGGGTGGCCGCCTATCGCCGGACTGCTGAAAGCCGGCATCCGGCCGAACATTGGTATCGACACATGCATGGCTGTCGGCGGCGATCCCTTTACCGCAATGCGATTTGCTCTGGCCGTGCCTCGGGGCCTGGACAACCAAACCATGCTCGAGGCGCACGAGAACCCCTGGGCGCTGAAACTGACAGCCCGCGACGTGCTCGAGTTCGCCACCATCGAAGGTGCGCGCGCGATCGGACAAGAGGCGACCACCGGCAGCCTTACTCCGGGCAAACAGGCAGACATTGTCATGATTCGCTCGGACCACATCTCCATGATCCCTGCCATCGATCCCATTGCGTCGATTGTTCACCATGCCAGTCGACATACCGTCGATCACGTCTATGTGGCGGGCACCGCTGTCAAACGCGACGGCAAACTCCTCGGCACCGATATGGCAGAGCTGAACCGGCGTGCCGTTGCGGCGTCCGATCAAATCCTCCGCCGGGCCGGTGTCCAACGAGGGTGGGCACCCAAACAGCCGCAGCCGCACCATGCCTCCTGA
- a CDS encoding nuclear transport factor 2 family protein, whose amino-acid sequence MTMTESARASDYAISRAHIEDTVARFVLALDSRDIDRAVACLAPRVRWDYASVTGQPAAEFDAGALADRWRSSIVHTDASQHFLSMPYIGLSGDRATCVVHAQVTVRLANRIGSHHLRTHGTYTFGLVRTDADWSIDAVAMAQLWSDGNPRIMELAAAGGVRR is encoded by the coding sequence ATGACGATGACAGAATCCGCGCGCGCCTCGGATTACGCAATCAGCCGGGCGCACATTGAAGATACCGTGGCGCGCTTTGTGCTCGCGCTGGACTCGCGCGATATCGACCGCGCCGTCGCCTGTCTCGCGCCGCGAGTCAGGTGGGACTATGCGTCCGTAACCGGTCAGCCTGCCGCCGAGTTCGACGCCGGCGCTCTTGCTGACCGGTGGCGATCGAGCATCGTCCACACCGACGCATCCCAGCATTTCCTGTCGATGCCCTACATTGGCCTCAGCGGGGACCGGGCGACCTGTGTAGTGCATGCGCAAGTCACTGTACGGCTCGCCAACCGCATCGGAAGCCATCATTTGAGGACGCACGGAACCTACACCTTCGGGCTGGTTCGGACTGATGCCGATTGGAGCATTGACGCCGTGGCGATGGCGCAGCTCTGGAGTGATGGCAACCCCCGCATCATGGAGCTGGCCGCCGCGGGAGGTGTCCGGCGATGA
- a CDS encoding fumarylacetoacetate hydrolase family protein — translation MTQEHFQEGTGGRLPWRLGTVASDGRPVTVVETAGTLYLLEELIARTGTPAPAQTAVRDVIEQWDTWRPILTKLAGSSAAARPLERDRLDWLPAIPNPGKIVCVGVNYRDHLAEMGSGAVRPERPFAFIKPRNTLLGHRQTLWLPPVTRKVDWEAELAIIIGRKAFQVAAQDAWNVVAGYCPFNDISARDWISDLVPGLGQDWILHKSFDGFGPLGPLITPAEFVRDPQDLAIRLSVNGEVRQDSSTANMVFDIASVIEYFSSVMTLMPGDIIATGTPAGVGHGRGEYLKDGDRISLSIECLGELDTLVRRR, via the coding sequence ATGACGCAGGAGCATTTTCAGGAAGGAACCGGCGGGCGCCTGCCATGGAGGCTCGGGACGGTTGCCTCTGACGGGCGTCCGGTCACGGTCGTCGAAACAGCGGGCACGCTTTACTTGCTGGAGGAGCTGATTGCGAGGACGGGAACCCCTGCGCCCGCGCAGACAGCCGTTCGGGATGTGATCGAGCAGTGGGACACGTGGCGGCCGATCCTGACGAAGCTGGCAGGCAGTTCAGCCGCCGCGCGCCCACTCGAGCGTGACCGCCTGGATTGGCTGCCCGCCATACCCAACCCTGGAAAGATCGTGTGCGTGGGGGTGAACTATCGCGACCATCTCGCTGAGATGGGCAGTGGCGCCGTCCGCCCGGAGCGGCCATTCGCCTTTATCAAGCCCCGGAACACGCTGCTTGGGCATCGGCAGACGCTGTGGCTGCCACCCGTCACCCGCAAAGTCGACTGGGAGGCCGAGCTCGCCATCATCATAGGCCGCAAGGCCTTTCAGGTTGCGGCGCAGGATGCATGGAATGTGGTGGCCGGATATTGCCCGTTCAATGACATCTCCGCGCGAGACTGGATCTCCGACCTGGTGCCCGGTCTGGGCCAGGACTGGATCCTGCACAAATCGTTCGACGGTTTCGGTCCGCTCGGACCGCTCATCACGCCGGCCGAGTTCGTGCGGGATCCGCAGGATCTTGCGATCCGACTGTCCGTCAACGGTGAAGTCAGGCAAGACTCATCCACAGCAAACATGGTCTTCGATATTGCGTCAGTCATCGAGTACTTCTCCTCGGTCATGACGCTGATGCCCGGAGACATCATCGCGACCGGCACCCCCGCTGGTGTCGGACATGGCCGCGGCGAGTATCTCAAGGATGGCGACAGGATTTCGCTGTCGATTGAGTGTCTTGGCGAGCTCGACACCCTAGTCCGCAGGCGCTAG
- a CDS encoding VOC family protein has product MSLETDFSPNIFPKARQPSTRALGLGIHRTGHVALRAPDPSAAAEFAVSQLGFTLAGHDDEGRYYLSAAGPDPYSLVYTPGQGGLDHISYIVADHAALDEAAARLADANIPVTRHEPSLWSPGASLRFSTPAGHTLELTTGLITDVPIAATTLRPASASGPIVCDHVVVRCSDLQAEMAFASRTLGLMESARIETPDATPVMTFFRASRLYHCLAVAQSPSNGLHHVQFTLKDGAAVFEAWEKMRSESRVELLWGPVRHGPGHNIACYFRDHVGHVIEYSAEEEVIFDDEAYSPMRWSVEDPRSLDEWGTRPPESML; this is encoded by the coding sequence ATGTCTCTCGAAACTGACTTTTCCCCAAACATCTTTCCGAAGGCCCGGCAACCGTCGACGAGAGCGCTCGGGTTGGGCATCCACCGCACTGGCCACGTGGCATTGCGCGCTCCTGACCCCAGTGCAGCGGCTGAATTCGCGGTCAGCCAGCTGGGATTCACGCTGGCCGGCCATGATGACGAAGGTCGCTACTATCTGTCGGCGGCCGGTCCTGACCCGTACTCTCTCGTCTACACGCCCGGGCAAGGCGGACTCGACCATATCTCGTATATCGTGGCCGATCACGCCGCTCTCGACGAAGCGGCTGCCCGGCTGGCCGATGCCAACATTCCGGTGACCCGACACGAGCCGTCGCTGTGGAGCCCGGGCGCATCGCTGAGGTTCAGTACGCCGGCCGGTCACACGCTGGAGCTGACTACCGGGCTTATCACCGACGTGCCGATCGCTGCCACCACGCTGCGTCCGGCAAGCGCCAGCGGCCCGATCGTCTGCGACCACGTAGTAGTGCGATGCAGCGATCTTCAAGCCGAGATGGCTTTCGCATCCCGAACCCTCGGGCTGATGGAATCAGCCCGCATTGAGACCCCGGACGCCACCCCGGTGATGACCTTCTTTCGGGCAAGCAGGCTTTACCACTGCCTTGCCGTGGCGCAGTCACCCTCGAACGGTCTTCATCACGTGCAGTTCACGCTCAAGGACGGCGCAGCCGTCTTTGAGGCCTGGGAGAAGATGCGCAGCGAATCCAGGGTGGAGTTGTTGTGGGGGCCGGTCCGCCACGGACCTGGACACAACATTGCCTGCTACTTCCGCGACCACGTCGGACACGTCATTGAATACTCCGCCGAAGAAGAGGTGATCTTCGATGACGAGGCCTATTCCCCGATGCGCTGGTCTGTCGAAGATCCCCGATCGTTGGACGAGTGGGGCACGCGGCCGCCGGAGTCCATGCTATGA
- a CDS encoding NAD(P)-dependent oxidoreductase: MNQQTRTHTVGLIAPGKIGLPFAANLVADGNAVWGYRRGSLAEFEAIGGMAARSPQEVAEKAEIVFTCVSSADALDEVISGPHGLLAAGRSDLLVVDIGAMALGRKLSARETLRRAGIEMLDAPVSGTPPMVSARKGVVFASGEQTACERVRPLLTALGSTVVYAGAFGAGSKLKFVANTLVAVHTAAAAEAMALAKAVGLDPKLVLDTIRPSAASSTMFNIRAPMMAEGRSRPVNGTVTGLVDVMDAILATADDAGAAMPLLNTAKRLYERACEDGYGAEDIAVMVKVLESLAVPA; the protein is encoded by the coding sequence GTGAACCAACAGACACGCACACACACCGTCGGCCTGATCGCCCCAGGCAAGATAGGGCTGCCATTTGCAGCCAATCTCGTTGCCGATGGCAACGCCGTCTGGGGATACCGCCGAGGTTCCCTCGCAGAATTCGAGGCCATCGGGGGCATGGCCGCACGCAGCCCGCAAGAAGTCGCCGAGAAGGCGGAGATCGTATTCACCTGTGTTTCGTCAGCTGACGCGCTTGACGAGGTCATCAGCGGCCCGCACGGGCTCCTTGCCGCAGGACGATCCGACCTTCTTGTGGTGGATATCGGCGCGATGGCGCTTGGCCGCAAGCTGTCCGCGCGGGAGACGTTGCGGCGTGCGGGCATCGAAATGCTCGACGCACCTGTCAGCGGCACGCCACCGATGGTGAGCGCACGAAAGGGCGTGGTGTTCGCCAGTGGCGAGCAGACGGCTTGTGAACGAGTGCGCCCCTTGCTCACCGCGCTGGGGTCTACGGTGGTGTACGCCGGCGCATTCGGCGCGGGATCGAAACTCAAGTTCGTGGCCAACACGCTCGTCGCTGTGCACACCGCGGCGGCTGCCGAGGCCATGGCGCTGGCGAAGGCAGTTGGTCTCGACCCGAAGCTGGTCCTCGACACGATCAGACCTTCCGCGGCCAGTTCAACGATGTTCAACATCAGGGCGCCGATGATGGCGGAAGGACGGTCTCGTCCAGTCAACGGCACCGTTACCGGACTCGTCGACGTCATGGATGCCATTCTTGCCACCGCTGACGACGCTGGTGCGGCGATGCCACTCCTGAATACGGCGAAGAGACTCTACGAGCGAGCCTGCGAGGATGGGTACGGCGCAGAAGATATCGCCGTCATGGTCAAGGTCCTTGAGTCGCTCGCGGTGCCGGCCTGA
- a CDS encoding DUF1302 domain-containing protein produces the protein MKRNAARAIWRRASPRRRILRARPTAIVTPVFAAVAMTVASVANAFEFDTGNEDLKARWDNTLKYSVAQRLGRPSGALTADANLDDGDRNFRQYGLISNRVDLYSEFDLRYRDVGMRVSGAAWYDQVYNRPNDNNSPGTANAASVSSNHFPDATERLHGRKADLLDLFAFGKAEIGDMSATGRLGKHTLLYGESLFFGNNGIAAAQSPVDLIKLLSVPNTPFKEVIRPVPQISGQLQLSPNVAVGGYYQASWERDRLPGVGSYFSQVDILDAGGERILAGPNAIIPGGSPFYLARVGDLKAKNSGQGGVQLRLRPEGGDMEFGFYAARFHAKSPVVYAFPGAGFNPVSGQVGAYQLVFPQDIKVYGASVTTTLADVNVSAEASIRRNMPLVPHGGSVAVPVGVSADNAGNPLYPVGGTAHAQLSWVALLAPSALWQGGSFLGEIAWNRRLSVDGNAATLDPNASRDATAIRMVFQPSYFQVFDGVDLSVPIGIGYGLSGKSSVIHPGFGARHAGDLSIGVLGDYLKVWKFSLNYTHYFGSADGVLTPANAAVQNYSYAQSLRDRDFVSLSISRTF, from the coding sequence ATGAAAAGAAACGCTGCCCGTGCCATCTGGCGCAGGGCTTCACCGCGCAGGCGGATACTGCGAGCGAGACCGACCGCTATTGTCACACCAGTGTTCGCGGCCGTTGCCATGACGGTCGCATCGGTAGCCAATGCCTTTGAATTCGATACCGGCAATGAGGATCTCAAGGCGCGCTGGGACAATACCCTGAAGTACAGCGTCGCGCAGCGTCTGGGGCGACCGTCCGGTGCCCTCACGGCGGACGCGAATCTGGATGATGGCGACCGGAACTTCAGGCAGTACGGCCTGATTTCGAACCGCGTCGACCTGTACTCCGAGTTCGACCTGCGTTACCGGGACGTGGGGATGCGCGTCAGCGGCGCAGCCTGGTATGACCAGGTTTACAACCGCCCGAACGATAACAACTCGCCGGGCACCGCAAACGCCGCTTCGGTCAGCAGCAACCACTTCCCCGATGCCACGGAACGGTTGCATGGGCGCAAGGCGGACCTGCTCGATCTGTTCGCCTTTGGCAAAGCCGAGATTGGCGACATGTCGGCCACCGGGCGCCTGGGGAAGCATACGCTGCTGTACGGGGAGAGTCTTTTCTTTGGCAACAATGGCATTGCCGCCGCGCAATCGCCCGTCGACCTGATCAAGCTGTTGTCGGTCCCGAACACGCCGTTCAAGGAGGTGATCCGGCCAGTGCCGCAGATATCGGGCCAGCTCCAGCTGTCGCCGAACGTGGCGGTGGGCGGTTACTACCAGGCCAGCTGGGAACGAGATCGCCTGCCGGGCGTGGGCAGCTATTTCTCGCAGGTCGACATTCTCGACGCCGGCGGCGAGCGCATCCTGGCTGGGCCGAATGCGATCATCCCCGGCGGATCGCCTTTCTACCTGGCGCGCGTCGGCGACCTGAAGGCCAAGAACTCGGGGCAGGGCGGCGTGCAGTTGCGCTTACGGCCCGAAGGTGGCGACATGGAGTTCGGCTTCTATGCAGCCCGCTTCCATGCCAAGTCTCCCGTCGTCTACGCCTTCCCCGGCGCCGGCTTCAATCCGGTCAGTGGCCAGGTCGGGGCTTATCAGCTGGTGTTCCCGCAAGACATCAAGGTCTATGGCGCGAGCGTCACGACGACGCTCGCCGATGTCAACGTGTCGGCGGAGGCGTCGATTCGTCGGAATATGCCGCTGGTGCCGCACGGGGGCTCGGTCGCGGTGCCGGTTGGTGTCAGCGCGGACAACGCCGGCAACCCGCTGTATCCGGTAGGCGGCACGGCCCATGCCCAGCTCTCGTGGGTTGCCCTGCTGGCACCATCGGCGCTCTGGCAAGGCGGCAGCTTTCTGGGCGAGATTGCGTGGAACCGGCGGCTCAGCGTGGACGGGAACGCAGCCACGCTAGACCCCAATGCATCGCGCGATGCCACGGCGATCCGCATGGTATTCCAGCCCTCCTATTTCCAGGTCTTCGACGGTGTCGACCTGTCCGTGCCGATCGGCATCGGCTACGGCCTGAGCGGGAAGTCCTCGGTCATCCATCCGGGTTTTGGCGCGCGCCATGCCGGGGACCTGAGCATCGGCGTGCTCGGAGACTATCTCAAGGTGTGGAAGTTCTCGCTGAACTACACGCATTACTTCGGTTCCGCGGACGGCGTGCTGACGCCGGCAAATGCCGCTGTGCAGAACTACTCCTATGCGCAGTCATTGCGAGACCGGGATTTCGTCTCGCTGTCGATTTCGCGGACTTTCTAA
- a CDS encoding YciI family protein, with the protein MNPTHHAANSSLNRPLFVIFSDPGERPGELAQHIPAHIEYMVGLEKRGALFMSGPFLDTSGEPAPSGMWIVRAASREQAHALAAGDPFHVSGARAFRVEAWQVHQGRIEMSIDLSDQKIHLS; encoded by the coding sequence ATGAACCCCACGCACCACGCAGCGAACAGCTCGTTGAACAGGCCCTTGTTCGTGATCTTCAGTGATCCGGGAGAACGGCCTGGCGAGCTGGCGCAACACATTCCGGCCCACATCGAATACATGGTCGGGCTCGAGAAGCGGGGTGCGTTGTTCATGTCAGGGCCCTTCCTTGACACGTCCGGCGAACCCGCACCGAGCGGCATGTGGATCGTGCGCGCAGCGAGTCGGGAGCAGGCGCATGCCCTCGCGGCAGGCGATCCGTTCCACGTCAGCGGCGCCAGGGCATTCCGGGTCGAGGCATGGCAGGTGCATCAGGGACGCATCGAAATGTCCATCGATCTCTCGGACCAGAAGATCCACCTTTCCTGA